The Pan troglodytes isolate AG18354 chromosome 8, NHGRI_mPanTro3-v2.0_pri, whole genome shotgun sequence genome window below encodes:
- the CDK1 gene encoding cyclin-dependent kinase 1 isoform X1 translates to MEDYTKIEKIGEGMFRSIYGTNEGYIPSPVPRLQQNILDSPGTYGVVYKGRHKTTGQVVAMKKIRLESEEEGVPSTAIREISLLKELRHPNIVSLQDVLMQDSRLYLIFEFLSMDLKKYLDSIPPGQYMDSSLVKSYLYQILQGIVFCHSRRVLHRDLKPQNLLIDDKGTIKLADFGLARAFGIPIRVYTHEVVTLWYRSPEVLLGSARYSTPVDIWSIGTIFAELATKKPLFHGDSEIDQLFRIFRALGTPNNEVWPEVESLQDYKNTFPKWKPGSLASHVKNLDENGLDLLSKMLIYDPAKRISGKMALNHPYFNDLDNQIKKM, encoded by the exons ATGGAAGATTATaccaaaatagagaaaattggAGAAG GAATGTTTAGATCTATATATGGCACAAATGAGGGGTATATCCCTTCGCCTGTTCCTCGACTCCAGCAGAACATTCTCGATTCTCCAG GTACCTATGGAGTTGTGTATAAGGGTAGACACAAAACTACAGGTCAAGTGGTAGCCATGAAAAAAATCAGACTAGAAAGTGAAGAGGAAGGGGTTCCTAGTACTGCAATTCGGGAAATTTCTCTATTAAAGGAACTTCGTCATCCAAATATAGTCAG tcttcAGGATGTGCTTATGCAGGATTCCAGGTTATATCTCATCTTTGAGTTTCTTTCCATGGATCTGAAGAAATACTTGGATTCTATCCCTCCTGGTCAGTACATGGATTCTTCACTTGTTAAG AGTTATTTATACCAAATCCTACAGGGGATTGTGTTTTGTCACTCTAGAAGAGTTCTTCACAGAGACTTAAAACCTCAAAATCTCTTGATTGATGACAAAGGAACAATTAAACTGGCTGATTTTGGCCTTGCCAGAGCTTTTGGAATACCTATTAGAGTATATACACATGAG gTAGTAACACTCTGGTACAGATCTCCAGAAGTATTGCTGGGGTCAGCTCGTTACTCAACTCCAGTTGACATTTGGAGTATAGGCACCATATTTGCTGAACTAGCAACTAAGAAACCACTTTTCCATGGGGATTCAGAAATTGATCAACTCTTCAGGATTTTCAG aGCTTTGGGCACTCCCAATAATGAAGTGTGGCCAGAAGTGGAATCTTTACAGGACTATAAGAATACATTTCCCAAATGGAAACCAGGAAGCCTAGCATCCCATGTCAAAAACTTGGATGAAAATGGCTTGGATTTGCTCTCG aAAATGTTAATCTATGATCCAGCCAAACGAATTTCTGGCAAAATGGCACTGAATCATCCATATTTTAATGATTTGGACAATCAGATTAAGAAGATGTAG
- the CDK1 gene encoding cyclin-dependent kinase 1 (The RefSeq protein has 1 substitution compared to this genomic sequence): MEDYTKIEKIGEGTYGVVYKGRHKTTGQVVAMKKIRLESEEEGVPSTAIREISLLKELRHPNIVSLQDVLMQDSRLYLIFEFLSMDLKKYLDSIPPGQYMDSSLVKSYLYQILQGIVFCHSRRVLHRDLKPQNLLIDDKGTIKLADFGLARAFGIPIRVYTHEVVTLWYRSPEVLLGSARYSTPVDIWSIGTIFAELATKKPLFHGDSEIDQLFRIFRALGTPNNEVWPEVESLQDYKNTFPKWKPGSLASHVKNLDENGLDLLLKMLIYDPAKRISGKMALNHPYFNDLDNQIKKM, translated from the exons ATGGAAGATTATaccaaaatagagaaaattggAGAAG GTACCTATGGAGTTGTGTATAAGGGTAGACACAAAACTACAGGTCAAGTGGTAGCCATGAAAAAAATCAGACTAGAAAGTGAAGAGGAAGGGGTTCCTAGTACTGCAATTCGGGAAATTTCTCTATTAAAGGAACTTCGTCATCCAAATATAGTCAG tcttcAGGATGTGCTTATGCAGGATTCCAGGTTATATCTCATCTTTGAGTTTCTTTCCATGGATCTGAAGAAATACTTGGATTCTATCCCTCCTGGTCAGTACATGGATTCTTCACTTGTTAAG AGTTATTTATACCAAATCCTACAGGGGATTGTGTTTTGTCACTCTAGAAGAGTTCTTCACAGAGACTTAAAACCTCAAAATCTCTTGATTGATGACAAAGGAACAATTAAACTGGCTGATTTTGGCCTTGCCAGAGCTTTTGGAATACCTATTAGAGTATATACACATGAG gTAGTAACACTCTGGTACAGATCTCCAGAAGTATTGCTGGGGTCAGCTCGTTACTCAACTCCAGTTGACATTTGGAGTATAGGCACCATATTTGCTGAACTAGCAACTAAGAAACCACTTTTCCATGGGGATTCAGAAATTGATCAACTCTTCAGGATTTTCAG aGCTTTGGGCACTCCCAATAATGAAGTGTGGCCAGAAGTGGAATCTTTACAGGACTATAAGAATACATTTCCCAAATGGAAACCAGGAAGCCTAGCATCCCATGTCAAAAACTTGGATGAAAATGGCTTGGATTTGCTCTCG aAAATGTTAATCTATGATCCAGCCAAACGAATTTCTGGCAAAATGGCACTGAATCATCCATATTTTAATGATTTGGACAATCAGATTAAGAAGATGTAG